The following coding sequences are from one Pseudomonas oryzae window:
- a CDS encoding VCBS domain-containing protein, producing MAAKTTTKVATLTGAAKDDIFNLSEGNGLYALNVLANDPGAAKLYSVAQESGSSSAQFPVAYSAQLPSGATVAIVDGQLVYANDNVQSLPAGDLLTETFSYTVRMANGALSTATVTLEIVGENDAASISGSNSASLNEDGDVLVAGGTLSVADVDRGENRLASVDADALKGAYGVFTLDSESGQWTYALDNALAQALNSGDVAYDELTVTSLDGTASETIRVAIHGADEPTLPDAPVTDGDNLLDPQDKFVINHGLTAINKQYVINGFDANDQLSVAKNMTYQGMSSYDYLNDQVQDTLISFAYKSGQQVETLEVVLVGYSDFNPETQIA from the coding sequence ATGGCCGCCAAAACCACCACCAAAGTCGCCACTCTGACCGGCGCCGCAAAAGACGACATTTTCAATCTGAGCGAAGGCAACGGCCTGTACGCACTGAATGTGCTGGCCAATGATCCGGGGGCAGCCAAGCTGTACTCGGTCGCCCAGGAGTCGGGCAGCAGCAGCGCTCAGTTCCCGGTTGCCTACAGCGCACAACTGCCCAGCGGCGCAACCGTCGCCATCGTTGACGGCCAACTGGTCTATGCCAACGACAACGTGCAGTCGCTGCCGGCCGGCGATCTGCTGACCGAAACCTTCAGCTACACCGTGCGCATGGCCAACGGTGCCCTGAGCACCGCAACCGTGACCCTGGAAATCGTGGGCGAGAACGACGCCGCCAGCATCTCCGGCAGCAATTCCGCAAGCCTGAACGAAGATGGCGACGTGCTGGTCGCCGGTGGCACCCTGAGCGTGGCCGACGTGGACCGCGGCGAGAACAGGCTCGCCAGCGTAGACGCGGACGCCCTGAAAGGCGCCTACGGCGTCTTCACCCTCGACAGTGAAAGCGGCCAGTGGACCTATGCACTGGACAACGCGCTGGCCCAGGCGCTGAACAGTGGCGATGTCGCCTACGATGAACTGACCGTCACCTCCCTGGACGGCACGGCCAGCGAGACCATTCGCGTGGCCATCCATGGCGCGGATGAACCGACCCTGCCCGACGCGCCGGTGACGGACGGAGACAACCTCCTGGACCCGCAGGACAAGTTCGTCATCAACCACGGCCTTACCGCCATCAACAAGCAGTACGTGATCAATGGCTTCGATGCCAACGATCAGCTGAGCGTGGCCAAGAACATGACGTATCAGGGCATGTCGAGCTACGACTACCTGAATGACCAGGTGCAGGACACCCTGATCAGCTTCGCCTACAAG